One genomic window of Petrotoga sibirica DSM 13575 includes the following:
- a CDS encoding ABC transporter substrate-binding protein, with protein MKKLVGIVLLSVLSFTMIFAQSGQVEIFSWWTGGGEEEALLATIQDFNELYPNIQVINATVAGGAGTNAKAVLKTRMLGGNPPDTFQVHAGWELTDTYVIPGLMEPLTEYLKAWRVYDKFPEGLIDIVSYQGEVYSIPLTVHRSNVVFYNKKLFNEIGLTKEPQTWNEFIKALEKAKAAGYTPLALGDKNKWPAGQLVENLMVAEFGAKNYNDLFNGELSFNDERLDSTLEKMVQLMDYVNVDHAALAWQDAARLLYEGKAVFNLMGDWAEGYFKTLGLIPGEDFGWFELPGTQAVFVLVSDTFGLPKNAPNRENALIFLKYLASTRAQSVFNPIKGAIPARIDADPGDDPYLIETAEDFRTLIISPSIVHGSAAPEAFVTSFNDAINNLVTTKNVKQAKQMILWAAEDVNLLTD; from the coding sequence ATGAAAAAGTTAGTAGGCATAGTACTTCTAAGTGTATTAAGTTTCACCATGATTTTTGCCCAAAGTGGGCAGGTAGAGATATTCAGCTGGTGGACAGGTGGAGGAGAAGAAGAGGCTCTGCTAGCAACTATTCAAGATTTTAATGAATTATATCCAAACATTCAGGTAATCAACGCAACTGTTGCCGGTGGAGCAGGAACAAACGCTAAAGCAGTATTAAAAACAAGAATGCTCGGTGGAAACCCACCCGACACATTCCAAGTACACGCTGGTTGGGAGTTAACAGATACATACGTAATTCCAGGACTCATGGAACCTTTAACAGAATATCTAAAAGCTTGGAGAGTCTACGATAAATTTCCTGAAGGTTTAATAGACATAGTAAGTTATCAAGGTGAAGTTTATTCAATCCCTTTGACAGTGCATAGAAGCAATGTTGTATTCTACAACAAGAAATTATTTAACGAAATAGGTTTAACTAAAGAACCGCAGACATGGAATGAATTCATAAAAGCTTTAGAAAAAGCAAAAGCTGCTGGTTACACTCCACTTGCTTTAGGAGATAAAAACAAATGGCCTGCAGGTCAACTTGTTGAGAATCTTATGGTAGCCGAATTTGGAGCTAAAAATTACAACGACTTATTTAACGGTGAACTATCGTTCAACGATGAAAGGCTTGACAGTACATTAGAAAAAATGGTACAACTTATGGATTACGTTAACGTAGATCATGCAGCTTTAGCATGGCAAGATGCTGCAAGATTGTTATATGAAGGCAAAGCCGTTTTCAATTTAATGGGTGACTGGGCAGAAGGATACTTCAAAACCTTAGGTTTGATACCAGGCGAAGACTTTGGATGGTTCGAATTACCTGGCACACAAGCTGTATTTGTACTCGTATCCGACACCTTCGGGTTACCAAAGAATGCCCCAAATAGAGAAAATGCACTAATCTTCCTGAAATATTTGGCTTCTACAAGGGCTCAATCAGTATTTAATCCAATTAAAGGTGCTATACCTGCAAGAATTGACGCAGACCCAGGAGACGATCCATATCTGATAGAAACAGCTGAGGATTTCAGAACTCTCATCATATCACCATCCATCGTTCACGGTTCTGCTGCTCCTGAAGCATTCGTCACGTCATTCAACGATGCCATTAACAACTTAGTAACTACTAAAAACGTAAAACAAGCCAAACAAATGATATTATGGGCTGCTGAAGACGTAAATCTGCTCACAGATTAA
- a CDS encoding methyl-accepting chemotaxis protein → MKIRTKLYFLIIVTSIIPLILISIFSFYNYYTTIQENTENNILNQLQTEKEAILKFLNPVHELTEYVSSNLEKNGLNWMFQNFSNVVNSFSEIEYIYVVLQDGSFIIEPEVEISQKYDPLSSIWAQTAASEDKTILTTSHVQSFSNKPTLTFATKFVASSREGILGLDIDYETFKNIISSTSYSSQINYIVDEENNILVSTKDNENLVIPIITEDKGIINQEDKYIYYLKIPDLRWIIFSAVDSQDIMYEPLKRSFNIALIALIVIVLAILLSIFFMRSITRPIQSLKNKVNLIEQGNLNVDFNTCENDEIGTISEELSNMLKTLKSSLSGVKEISINIEKFSNELSNISEKLSKSNKGILNQTESIQNDLEDSAAFTQEVTSGVDEVARAAQGVSQDAQRLSEEADETSKAAEEGSKTIESISQAVKEAVERTKESQKEVETLASNAKNVQSIVETINSITEQTNLLALNAAIEAARAGEAGRGFAVVADEIRKLAEESRNATDEISEILTNITQGTNKVNESTNKVVGTIGEINEKMEDVQKSFNRIKERIERMDQGIENMTAGAQEQSASAQEMSTAMQKVEKSIQSIMENLNKNFNNIKEQQESTNEIMGNSKKLYEISQNLISHINMFDF, encoded by the coding sequence ATGAAAATAAGAACAAAGTTATACTTTTTAATTATCGTCACATCCATAATTCCATTGATCTTAATTTCCATTTTTAGCTTTTACAATTACTACACAACTATTCAAGAAAATACAGAAAATAATATTTTAAATCAATTACAAACAGAAAAAGAAGCTATTCTTAAGTTCTTAAACCCTGTGCATGAATTGACAGAATACGTATCTAGCAACCTTGAAAAAAACGGATTAAACTGGATGTTTCAGAATTTCTCAAACGTAGTCAACTCCTTTTCAGAAATAGAATATATTTACGTAGTATTACAAGATGGCTCTTTTATAATCGAACCAGAAGTTGAAATATCTCAAAAGTATGATCCTTTAAGTAGTATATGGGCACAAACAGCTGCATCGGAAGACAAAACAATATTAACTACTTCGCATGTCCAATCTTTTTCAAATAAACCAACTTTAACTTTTGCTACAAAATTTGTTGCTTCGTCCAGAGAAGGAATTTTAGGATTAGATATAGATTATGAAACTTTCAAAAACATCATATCATCTACTTCTTATAGTTCACAAATAAATTATATTGTTGATGAAGAAAACAATATATTAGTTTCCACAAAAGATAATGAGAATTTAGTAATTCCAATTATTACTGAAGATAAGGGTATTATAAATCAAGAAGATAAATACATTTACTATCTAAAAATACCAGACTTAAGATGGATTATATTTTCCGCAGTCGATTCTCAAGACATTATGTACGAACCATTAAAACGATCTTTCAATATAGCTTTAATTGCTCTAATAGTAATTGTTTTAGCTATCCTTTTATCAATCTTCTTTATGCGATCCATTACTAGACCAATCCAATCATTGAAAAACAAAGTAAATTTAATAGAGCAAGGAAATTTAAATGTTGATTTCAATACTTGTGAAAACGATGAAATAGGAACAATTTCAGAAGAATTATCGAACATGTTAAAAACTTTGAAATCTTCTTTATCAGGTGTCAAGGAAATAAGTATCAATATCGAAAAATTTTCTAATGAACTCTCCAATATTTCAGAGAAATTATCAAAAAGTAACAAAGGCATTTTAAATCAAACTGAAAGCATACAAAATGACTTAGAAGACTCTGCGGCCTTCACTCAAGAAGTAACGTCAGGGGTAGACGAAGTAGCAAGGGCGGCACAAGGTGTATCCCAAGACGCGCAAAGACTAAGTGAAGAAGCAGATGAAACAAGTAAAGCTGCAGAAGAAGGAAGCAAAACGATAGAAAGCATAAGTCAAGCTGTGAAAGAAGCGGTAGAAAGGACAAAAGAAAGTCAAAAAGAAGTAGAAACACTTGCAAGCAATGCCAAGAACGTACAAAGTATAGTAGAAACGATAAACTCGATAACGGAACAAACGAACCTTTTGGCACTAAACGCAGCGATAGAAGCGGCAAGGGCAGGAGAAGCAGGAAGAGGATTTGCGGTAGTAGCGGATGAGATAAGGAAATTAGCAGAAGAATCAAGGAATGCAACGGATGAAATATCTGAAATATTAACCAACATAACGCAAGGGACGAACAAAGTAAACGAATCGACGAACAAGGTAGTAGGAACGATAGGGGAAATAAACGAAAAGATGGAGGATGTACAGAAAAGTTTCAACCGGATAAAAGAAAGGATAGAAAGGATGGACCAAGGGATAGAAAACATGACTGCAGGTGCGCAAGAACAAAGTGCAAGTGCGCAAGAGATGAGCACAGCAATGCAAAAAGTGGAAAAATCTATACAGAGTATAATGGAAAACCTCAACAAAAACTTCAACAATATTAAAGAACAACAAGAAAGCACAAATGAAATAATGGGAAATAGTAAAAAATTGTATGAAATATCACAAAATCTAATATCGCATATAAACATGTTCGATTTTTGA
- a CDS encoding carbohydrate ABC transporter permease: MMAEKTNKTSLTIYYIILAVFTIFYVLPFYVTISTSFKPFEEVSISNMWKLPSKFSIEGFKAAFARLGPNLKNSFYLTIPATLISAMIGSINGFALSKLRFKYSNIVFALILFGMFIPYQSVLFPLIQFFQAIGLYGTIPALIITHVIYGIPITTLMFKNYYEEIPNELVEASSVDGANIWQSYTKILLPISMPGFVVVIIWQFTNIWNEFLFAVTITSDPTKQPITVALVNLAGSQVVQWNIQMAGALIAALPTLIVYIILGRYFVRGLLAGSVKG, from the coding sequence ATGATGGCGGAGAAAACAAATAAAACTTCACTCACCATTTATTATATTATACTTGCTGTGTTCACAATATTTTATGTTCTACCGTTTTATGTAACTATAAGCACATCCTTTAAGCCATTTGAAGAAGTTTCCATATCAAACATGTGGAAACTACCAAGTAAGTTTTCCATTGAAGGATTCAAAGCTGCGTTTGCAAGGTTAGGTCCAAATCTAAAAAATAGCTTTTACCTTACTATACCTGCTACTTTAATATCTGCAATGATTGGTTCAATTAACGGCTTTGCCCTTTCAAAATTAAGATTCAAATATTCAAATATTGTATTTGCTCTCATACTTTTTGGGATGTTCATACCTTATCAAAGTGTATTATTTCCACTGATACAGTTCTTTCAAGCAATAGGTTTATACGGTACCATACCGGCTTTGATTATAACCCATGTTATATACGGAATACCAATTACAACCCTGATGTTTAAAAACTACTATGAAGAAATACCAAACGAACTAGTAGAAGCATCTTCTGTGGATGGCGCAAACATATGGCAATCCTATACAAAGATTCTTTTACCGATATCCATGCCTGGATTTGTAGTGGTAATAATATGGCAGTTCACAAATATATGGAATGAATTTTTGTTTGCAGTAACGATAACCAGTGATCCGACGAAACAACCAATAACGGTGGCTTTAGTTAATTTAGCTGGTAGTCAAGTCGTTCAATGGAACATTCAAATGGCAGGCGCTTTAATCGCTGCACTTCCCACACTCATAGTTTACATCATATTGGGAAGATATTTCGTAAGAGGTTTACTTGCTGGTTCAGTTAAAGGATAA
- a CDS encoding TrkH family potassium uptake protein yields the protein MPTYKYFLKLRYKTIFRDTGNIIIGLSVLIIIVGSTAFIYDSFNDFIPFLITGIISILCGGIFWFIGRGEKRNELNTQDAVVTVFFVWTIAILLSALPFIFSGELNFSQAVFESTSGWTTTGLSMFSDVETLPRSILIWRSVMQFVGGAGFAIITVIVAGTMGVGIYQAEGRSDNLVPNLRESARIIIRIYLSWTLIGILLLVFVGKLSFFDAFNHTLTGLSTGGFSTRNSSIASFGSLRVEVIIMLLMIMGGTGFGVHYAGLLMIRNFIRNRRDYRSKRISLVELRERIKSEPFLKNPEIKTMFIILVISFLLLFSFTTVEIYGLVDGLVHSAFQSISTLTTTGFATVSFSKWNYFGLLIMTILMILGGMMDSTSGGLKLFRVYIALKLIINQIKEFFKPSGTTFYIEVYKGVSRKKIDLNSIKNVLVVFTMYFITYFIGVFILLAYGYPLHTALFEYASTLSTVGLSTGITSSQAPLGVIWTQTLGMYLGRLEFFVIINAIIKLFKDLREFF from the coding sequence GTGCCTACTTACAAATATTTTCTAAAATTAAGGTATAAAACTATCTTTAGAGATACTGGAAATATTATAATCGGTCTATCTGTTTTAATAATTATTGTAGGTTCTACAGCTTTTATTTATGATTCTTTTAATGATTTTATTCCATTTTTGATTACTGGTATAATATCAATTCTTTGTGGGGGAATATTTTGGTTTATTGGAAGAGGAGAAAAGAGAAATGAATTAAACACACAAGATGCGGTTGTCACTGTTTTTTTTGTTTGGACAATAGCAATTTTACTATCTGCTCTTCCTTTTATTTTTTCTGGAGAATTGAATTTTTCACAAGCTGTTTTTGAATCGACTAGTGGATGGACAACGACAGGGCTTTCAATGTTTTCTGATGTTGAAACGCTGCCACGATCAATCTTAATTTGGAGATCGGTAATGCAATTTGTCGGTGGGGCTGGTTTCGCTATAATTACTGTAATTGTTGCCGGAACTATGGGTGTCGGTATATACCAGGCAGAAGGAAGAAGCGACAACTTAGTCCCAAATTTGAGAGAATCAGCAAGGATAATTATTCGAATCTATTTAAGTTGGACGTTGATAGGTATTTTACTTTTAGTTTTTGTTGGAAAACTTTCTTTTTTTGATGCCTTTAATCATACATTAACTGGATTATCCACAGGAGGATTTTCCACAAGAAATTCAAGTATCGCTTCTTTTGGTAGTTTGAGGGTAGAAGTAATTATTATGTTGCTAATGATTATGGGTGGAACAGGATTTGGAGTACACTATGCTGGATTATTGATGATTAGAAATTTTATTAGGAATCGTAGAGATTACCGATCCAAAAGAATTTCGTTAGTTGAGCTAAGAGAAAGGATCAAATCTGAGCCCTTTTTAAAAAACCCTGAAATTAAGACCATGTTTATAATTTTAGTTATTTCCTTTTTGTTACTTTTTTCTTTTACCACTGTTGAAATATACGGCCTTGTAGATGGTTTAGTTCATTCTGCATTTCAGAGTATTTCGACCCTAACAACAACGGGCTTTGCGACAGTATCTTTTTCAAAGTGGAATTATTTTGGATTGTTAATTATGACAATATTGATGATCTTAGGTGGTATGATGGATTCTACATCAGGTGGTTTAAAATTATTTAGGGTTTATATCGCTTTAAAATTGATCATTAACCAGATAAAAGAATTTTTTAAACCTTCTGGAACCACCTTTTATATAGAAGTATACAAAGGAGTGTCAAGAAAGAAAATTGATTTAAACTCAATAAAAAATGTATTAGTAGTCTTTACAATGTATTTTATTACCTATTTCATTGGTGTTTTTATCTTGTTAGCTTATGGTTATCCGCTTCATACCGCTTTGTTTGAATATGCTTCTACTTTATCTACTGTTGGACTTTCTACAGGTATTACCTCAAGTCAAGCTCCCTTAGGAGTGATTTGGACTCAAACATTAGGAATGTATTTAGGACGTTTAGAGTTTTTCGTCATTATAAATGCGATTATAAAATTGTTTAAAGATTTGAGAGAATTTTTTTAA
- a CDS encoding NAD(P)-binding protein, with amino-acid sequence MRLNGSKLIIIIGCGRLGSELALQLSKSYNVVVLDKEESSFERLSKRNFTGFTRVIDTSDMAALKDVNIEKAHMVYIVTPDDNLNFMLAYGIKKLNSGVRIAARVNDPLKKSIFIKAGLNLFCPIEDSVIDLVKELEGEVVKYE; translated from the coding sequence ATGCGATTAAATGGTTCCAAACTAATAATCATAATAGGTTGTGGAAGGTTGGGTTCTGAACTAGCTTTACAATTAAGTAAGTCTTACAATGTAGTAGTTCTTGATAAAGAAGAATCATCTTTTGAAAGATTATCCAAAAGGAATTTTACAGGTTTCACAAGGGTTATTGATACAAGCGATATGGCTGCATTAAAAGATGTAAATATTGAAAAAGCTCACATGGTTTATATTGTAACGCCGGATGACAATTTAAATTTTATGTTAGCCTATGGGATTAAAAAGTTGAATTCGGGAGTAAGAATAGCCGCAAGGGTGAATGATCCTTTGAAGAAATCAATTTTTATAAAAGCAGGATTGAATTTATTTTGCCCCATTGAAGATTCGGTAATTGATTTGGTTAAGGAATTGGAAGGGGAAGTAGTTAAATATGAGTAG
- the hslU gene encoding ATP-dependent protease ATPase subunit HslU: MNKIDELTPKKIVEKLDNYIIGQKEAKKQVAIALRNRIRRLALQEDVRRDVIPKNILMIGSTGVGKTEIARRLAEVANAPFVKVEATRFTEVGYVGKNVESMVRELVDSSVTMVKKEMMEEVKDKAQRLVEERIVEILVPSKKRAKTQPSFMDVMQLFNQSAEYSQKKDYDENEDENLRRRREELLEKLRNGELEDVEIEVEVEEQSTPMFAGLGPELEDMGIQFGEMFQNLMPKKKKRRRMTISEARKVLEPIESEKLIDQDKLIQEGVSRAENRGIIFIDEIDKITSKGVSSGPDVSREGVQRDLLPIVEGTNVMTKYGSISTDYILFIAAGAFSEAKPSDLIPELQGRFPIRAELSDLTKEDFIRILTQPKNAILKQYQYLLETDGVRIEFTEDGVERMADIAFELNEKVENIGARRLYTVVEKVLEEVSFEAPASGEWELKIDSSYVDLRLGKVYGDEDLREYIL; this comes from the coding sequence ATGAATAAAATAGACGAATTAACTCCAAAAAAAATTGTCGAAAAATTAGATAACTATATAATCGGTCAAAAGGAAGCAAAGAAACAGGTTGCTATCGCTTTGAGGAACAGGATTAGACGGTTGGCTCTTCAAGAGGATGTTAGAAGAGATGTTATACCTAAAAATATACTGATGATAGGGTCTACAGGTGTTGGAAAAACAGAGATTGCAAGAAGATTAGCAGAGGTTGCCAATGCACCATTTGTGAAGGTTGAAGCTACAAGGTTTACCGAAGTTGGATATGTCGGGAAAAATGTTGAAAGTATGGTTAGAGAATTGGTTGATTCTTCAGTCACCATGGTTAAAAAGGAAATGATGGAAGAAGTTAAAGATAAAGCTCAAAGGCTCGTAGAAGAAAGAATAGTAGAAATACTCGTTCCTTCAAAGAAAAGAGCAAAGACTCAGCCTTCATTTATGGATGTGATGCAACTTTTCAATCAAAGTGCGGAATATTCCCAAAAAAAGGATTATGATGAAAATGAAGACGAGAATCTCAGAAGAAGAAGAGAGGAATTATTAGAAAAATTAAGAAACGGCGAATTAGAGGATGTAGAAATAGAAGTAGAAGTCGAAGAACAATCTACTCCAATGTTTGCTGGATTGGGGCCAGAATTAGAAGACATGGGTATACAATTTGGAGAAATGTTTCAAAATCTCATGCCTAAGAAGAAAAAAAGAAGGCGAATGACGATTTCTGAAGCGAGGAAGGTTTTGGAACCAATCGAATCCGAAAAGTTGATCGATCAAGATAAACTAATTCAAGAAGGTGTAAGTAGAGCCGAAAATAGAGGTATAATTTTCATCGATGAGATCGATAAAATTACATCCAAAGGTGTTTCTTCAGGACCTGATGTATCTAGAGAGGGTGTTCAGAGAGATTTGTTGCCAATAGTTGAAGGTACAAACGTTATGACCAAGTATGGTTCAATTAGTACTGATTATATATTGTTTATAGCTGCTGGTGCGTTTAGTGAAGCTAAACCTTCGGATCTAATTCCTGAGCTTCAAGGGAGATTCCCAATTAGGGCAGAATTATCTGATTTGACTAAAGAAGACTTTATTAGAATACTTACCCAGCCCAAAAATGCAATACTAAAACAATATCAGTACTTACTCGAAACTGATGGGGTGAGAATTGAGTTCACTGAAGATGGCGTTGAAAGAATGGCAGATATTGCCTTTGAGCTCAACGAAAAGGTTGAAAATATTGGAGCAAGAAGACTTTACACTGTAGTCGAAAAAGTTCTTGAAGAGGTTTCTTTTGAAGCACCCGCATCAGGAGAATGGGAATTGAAAATAGATAGCAGTTATGTAGACCTAAGGCTTGGTAAAGTATATGGTGATGAAGACCTTAGAGAATATATCCTTTGA
- the pyk gene encoding pyruvate kinase, whose amino-acid sequence MNEKAENKKTRIVCTIGPATQDEVMIKKLINAGMNVARLNTSHDTIADHEKRVNLIKKIRKDMNIPFAILLDLEGPKIRTGRFDTDQVALEEGQKFILTTEEIVGNKEKVSINYKDLPKEVKKGDFILLDDGKIRLEVVSSNEKEIVTKVITGGSITHRRGINVPGIDISLPPLTEKDIEYLNKAVEWNVDYIAQSFVRKAEDITRTRRILTELGMPDLPIIAKIETLQALDNLESIIEEADGVMVARGDLGVEAPVEQIPLLQKRIIEIANTMAKPAITATQMLESMVNNPFPTRAEATDIANAILDGTDAVMLSEETSIGKYPEQAVKVMSNVAKETEKILEEYYYKFDYSTYGGGDPATNSITMSAIKIAEQLGIDVVVATTYSGYTARVLSRFRRNMKIVAASPRISTYHRLALVWGVTPVIMQRFTDTDNMLESVSNIVKSLNFALPGENIIVTAGIPYGFSSKTNLLKVHEV is encoded by the coding sequence ATGAACGAAAAAGCGGAAAATAAAAAGACGAGAATCGTTTGCACAATTGGTCCTGCTACCCAAGATGAAGTAATGATAAAAAAATTGATAAACGCAGGAATGAATGTAGCAAGATTGAATACTTCTCATGATACTATTGCTGATCATGAGAAAAGGGTAAATCTGATTAAAAAAATACGAAAAGATATGAATATACCTTTTGCCATTTTACTTGATTTAGAAGGTCCAAAGATTCGAACAGGTCGATTTGATACGGATCAAGTAGCTCTGGAAGAAGGCCAAAAATTTATCTTGACAACCGAAGAGATTGTTGGAAATAAAGAAAAGGTAAGTATAAATTATAAAGATTTGCCTAAAGAAGTTAAAAAAGGAGATTTTATCCTTCTTGATGATGGAAAAATTCGGCTGGAAGTTGTCAGCAGTAATGAAAAGGAAATTGTAACAAAAGTTATAACTGGTGGTAGTATTACTCATAGAAGAGGGATAAACGTTCCTGGTATAGATATTAGCCTACCACCATTAACAGAAAAGGATATTGAGTATCTGAACAAGGCTGTGGAATGGAACGTAGATTATATCGCTCAGTCTTTCGTTAGAAAAGCTGAAGATATCACCCGAACGAGGAGGATTTTAACTGAATTGGGTATGCCCGATCTCCCTATAATCGCTAAAATAGAAACATTGCAAGCTTTAGACAACCTGGAATCGATCATAGAAGAAGCGGATGGGGTGATGGTTGCAAGAGGAGATTTGGGTGTTGAAGCACCTGTTGAACAAATACCTTTGCTTCAAAAGAGGATAATAGAGATTGCAAATACGATGGCTAAGCCTGCGATAACTGCAACTCAAATGCTTGAAAGTATGGTTAATAATCCATTTCCTACAAGAGCAGAGGCAACTGATATAGCTAATGCTATATTAGATGGGACAGATGCAGTTATGTTGTCTGAAGAAACATCGATTGGGAAATACCCTGAACAAGCTGTCAAAGTTATGTCCAATGTGGCAAAGGAAACTGAGAAAATATTAGAAGAGTACTATTATAAATTCGATTATTCAACATATGGTGGAGGAGATCCTGCTACCAATTCAATAACGATGTCTGCAATAAAAATTGCCGAACAACTAGGCATCGACGTTGTTGTTGCAACAACATATAGTGGTTACACGGCAAGAGTGCTGTCTAGGTTCAGGAGAAATATGAAAATAGTTGCAGCATCCCCAAGAATATCTACTTATCATCGATTGGCGTTAGTTTGGGGAGTGACTCCTGTTATTATGCAAAGGTTTACCGACACAGATAATATGTTGGAAAGTGTGAGCAATATTGTGAAATCTTTAAATTTTGCCCTACCAGGAGAAAATATCATTGTAACTGCAGGAATCCCTTATGGTTTTTCCAGTAAAACTAATCTTTTAAAGGTTCATGAGGTATGA
- a CDS encoding potassium channel family protein: MSRIFYIIEGKILAYSLAKKLLLLGNQVYYVSKNNENLEILDGLKVNFPALELVKQDPTDINWIENLDLNKKVEALIIISEDDALNFVVSWLLRQYYEDIKIISLVNAAENETIFKGIDVETLVPISWMQKIIESSLIHEDITDFFNPYVEKLSILELTILEKDKAVNKKLKELKIPQNSIIGVLIREDGNIMVPQGETTIYEGDRLIVLALKEQVDEVKETLK, from the coding sequence ATGAGTAGAATTTTTTATATTATAGAGGGAAAAATATTAGCTTATTCTTTAGCTAAAAAATTACTCTTGTTAGGTAATCAAGTTTACTACGTCAGTAAAAATAATGAAAATTTGGAGATTTTAGATGGATTAAAGGTAAATTTTCCCGCTCTTGAGCTTGTAAAGCAGGATCCCACGGATATCAATTGGATAGAAAATTTGGATCTGAATAAAAAAGTGGAAGCCTTGATAATCATCTCTGAGGACGATGCGTTGAATTTTGTTGTATCTTGGTTGCTAAGACAGTATTATGAAGATATAAAGATAATATCTTTAGTCAATGCAGCAGAAAACGAAACTATTTTTAAAGGTATCGATGTTGAAACACTGGTTCCCATTTCTTGGATGCAAAAAATAATTGAATCTTCTTTGATTCATGAAGATATTACGGATTTTTTCAATCCCTATGTGGAAAAGTTATCTATTTTGGAACTTACAATACTTGAAAAAGATAAAGCTGTAAATAAAAAACTTAAGGAATTAAAGATTCCTCAGAATTCAATAATCGGAGTATTAATAAGAGAAGACGGAAATATAATGGTTCCTCAAGGTGAAACAACCATTTATGAGGGAGATAGGTTGATCGTTTTGGCACTAAAAGAACAAGTGGATGAAGTAAAAGAAACGTTAAAATAG
- a CDS encoding carbohydrate ABC transporter permease, protein MSVQKKKARAGFFIILPSLAFIGIFVYYFIFLTIRTSTSNWNSFSSLLSGEYKFIGLRNYQRLFNDPRFQTDLWNTLFFTLFFLAGCIILGIFLANIIDKKLRGSSFFQNLFLFPMAISYVVTGTVWGWIFAPGNLPTSPQGINLLLENLGWSNLQWMWYTSTQSIGNFNLALIPVIIAATWQMSGYVMAMYLAGLRAIPEEMIEAAQVDGSTGTQLFWRIKMPMLRPITLSAMIVIGHMSLKIFDLIYAMTGSGPNNVTDMPAIYMFEQMFRSNRYAIASAIAIIMLIMVAAVIIPYLYSSFRGER, encoded by the coding sequence ATGTCTGTTCAAAAGAAAAAGGCAAGAGCCGGATTTTTTATAATCCTACCTTCTTTGGCTTTCATTGGTATATTTGTCTATTATTTTATATTTTTAACAATAAGAACATCGACTTCCAACTGGAACAGTTTCTCCTCATTGTTAAGTGGAGAGTATAAATTTATTGGATTAAGAAATTATCAAAGGTTATTCAACGACCCCAGATTTCAAACAGATTTATGGAATACATTATTTTTCACATTATTTTTCCTTGCGGGGTGTATAATACTTGGTATATTTTTAGCTAATATTATTGACAAGAAATTGAGAGGTTCAAGTTTTTTTCAAAACTTGTTTTTATTCCCAATGGCAATTTCCTATGTAGTAACAGGTACAGTTTGGGGTTGGATATTCGCACCTGGAAACCTACCAACCTCCCCACAAGGAATTAACTTATTACTTGAAAACCTTGGATGGTCTAATTTACAATGGATGTGGTATACGAGTACCCAATCGATAGGTAACTTCAATCTTGCACTGATACCAGTGATAATAGCAGCAACCTGGCAGATGTCGGGATACGTAATGGCAATGTATTTAGCTGGGCTTAGAGCAATACCTGAAGAGATGATAGAGGCAGCACAAGTAGACGGATCAACAGGCACTCAATTGTTTTGGAGAATAAAGATGCCGATGCTCAGACCAATCACACTTAGTGCAATGATAGTAATAGGACACATGTCACTAAAGATATTCGATTTAATATACGCTATGACTGGAAGCGGACCTAATAACGTTACCGATATGCCCGCTATTTATATGTTTGAACAGATGTTTAGATCCAACAGATACGCAATCGCATCAGCCATCGCAATAATAATGCTGATAATGGTGGCGGCCGTTATAATACCTTATCTGTACAGTTCCTTTAGGGGGGAAAGATGA